CTGCCGCCAGTACGATCAAGATGACGGCACCAAGAAGGAGAGCGACTTTCAGGGGCGGAACTTGGCCGATCATTCCAGCCAGGCCCAGGCTGCTCACCACCAGAAAGACAGTGGGCCCGATGATGCCCAGCCAGGCGTTAACCTGAAATGCTTGCTCTACCTTACCCAGCCGAAGCATCAAGGTAGCCCCGCCGATCTCCAACAGGCCAGCCAAAAAACGCATAGCTGCCATGGCTAGAATCAAGCTGCTTTCGAACAAAAAATACACCCCCTGTTCTTAGCTACATTTACTAAAGGCTCATGACAATATATGGGCCTTTATTAGTGCCAAGAACAGGGGGCCAAACAAGCTGCCGTCTACAATGCGGCCAGTTCTTCGTTTTTGAGGTCGGTAATGAACATATGTC
The Bacillota bacterium genome window above contains:
- a CDS encoding DUF2619 domain-containing protein; this encodes MFESSLILAMAAMRFLAGLLEIGGATLMLRLGKVEQAFQVNAWLGIIGPTVFLVVSSLGLAGMIGQVPPLKVALLLGAVILIVLAA